The following proteins are encoded in a genomic region of Bubalus kerabau isolate K-KA32 ecotype Philippines breed swamp buffalo chromosome 13, PCC_UOA_SB_1v2, whole genome shotgun sequence:
- the NXT1 gene encoding NTF2-related export protein 1, producing MASVDFKTYVDQACRAAEEFVNVYYSTMDKRRRLLSRLYMGTATLVWNGNAVSGQESLSEFFEMLPSSEFQINVVDCQPVHDEATPSQTTVLVVICGTVKFEGNKQRDFNQNFILTAQASPSNTVWKIASDCFRFQDWAC from the coding sequence ATGGCTTCCGTGGACTTCAAGACCTATGTGGACCAGGCGTGCCGTGCAGCTGAGGAGTTCGTGAACGTGTACTACAGCACCATGGACAAGCGGCGGCGGCTGCTGTCCCGCCTGTACATGGGCACAGCCACCCTGGTGTGGAACGGCAACGCCGTCTCCGGGCAAGAGTCCCTGAGTGAGTTTTTTGAGATGCTGCCTTCCAGCGAATTCCAGATTAACGTGGTAGATTGCCAGCCTGTCCATGACGAAGCCACCCCGAGCCAGACCACAGTCCTTGTGGTGATCTGTGGGACAGTGAAGTTTGAGGGCAACAAACAGCGGGACTTCAACCAGAACTTCATCCTGACTGCCCAGGCCTCACCCAGCAACACAGTGTGGAAGATCGCCAGTGACTGCTTCCGGTTCCAGGACTGGGCCTGCTAG